The Aestuariibaculum lutulentum genome segment GGAGGCATTCATGCTCTAGCCGCACTCAGGGCATTGCGCCTATTACGTATTTTTAGAATTCTAAAATTGGCGCGTTATCTGGGTGCTTCCTTACGTTTACTTTCGGCATTGCGGGCAAGTCGTGCCAAAATTTCTGTATTCCTATTTACAGTCGTTATTATTGCAATTATTCTGGGAACAATAATGTATTTGGTTGAAGGTGAAGAAAACGGCTTTTCCAACATTCCTAAAAGTGTTTATTGGTGTATTGTAACGCTTACTACGGTGGGATTTGGAGACATTGCTCCACAAACACCTCTAGGTCAATTTATTGCATCTTTGGTTATGATTTTAGGTTATGGTATTATAGCGGTTCCTACAGGAATTGTCTCGGCTGAATATACTAGCCAGATTAAAAAAGATGAAAATGAAGAAGAAAAAGTTAAGCAACCTGTGCACCTGAATACACAAGTTTGTCCAAACTGTTCAACCGAAAAACATAGAGATGACGCGGATTTTTGTTATCATTGCGGCCATAAATTAAACGATGAGTAAATTTCTTATTTCTATAATCGGGCCAACAGCCATTGGCAAAACCGCACTTAGCATTAAACTGGCTAATTACTTTAACACCGAAATTATTTCTGCCGATAGTCGACAGTTTTTTAAAGAAATGCAAATTGGTACAGCAGCCCCAACTACTGAAGAACTGGCTGCTGCAAAACACCATTTTATTCATCATAAATCCATACGGGATAATTACAGTGTAGGTTCTTTTGAAAAAGATGCTTTAACCTGTCTGGAAACCCTTTTCAAAAATCACAATGTCGTTATTATGGTTGGTGGCTCAGGACTTTATGTCGATGCCGTAACCAAGGGGTTAGACGATTTTCCGGATGTTGATGCTTCCATTCGAAATTCATTAAACGCTGATTTAGAGACTAAAGGATTGACTTATTTACAAGAGCAATTAAAATCCTTAGACCCTGTTGCCTACAATACGATTGCCATTGATAATCCGCATCGGGTAATTCGAGCACTGGAAATTTGCATTGGTACAGGACAACCATACTCTTCATTCTTAAATAAAAAAGAAAACGAAAGACCCTTTAAAACCATTACCATAGGATTATCTGCCGATAGGGAAATCATTTACGATCGCATAAACAGACGTGTCGATATCATGATGAAAGAAGGCTTAATAAACGAAGTTAAAAACCTGCTACCTTATAAAGATTTAAATGCCCTAAATACGGTTGGCTACAAGGAAATTTTTAACTATTTAGAAGGAAAATGGGATTTAGAATTTGCTGTTTCAGAAATTAAAAAGAACAGCAGACGTTTTGCCAAGAGACAGCTTACCTGGTTTAAGAAAACTGAAAAGACTTTGTGGTTTGATTATGAAACTGCTGTAGAAAAGATTATAGCATCTTGTGAAGAACAAATTAAAGCGTAAACAGGCTTTACTTCATATCTACCGTACTGTACTTCGCATTTACAACAATATTTTTTCCACTACTTAGGTTTCCTGTTGAAAATGTAGACACATTGTTTTGAGATGTTTTTTTGGGGTGACTAAAACGGGAATGATTACCTACATACTGCAAGCTATATTCCACCTTCGGTAAAATAATGGTGGCATCACTATTTTGAAGCATCACATTCAAATTTGAAAAGGTATCGTCTATTTTTGAAATTTTCAAATCACCAATAGATCCGTTAATAATGGCGCTTCCCTGTAAATTATCGATAACTACATTTGATGAATTCGAATTAATAACCAACTGTTTTGCATTATTAATCGTTGCTTTTTTAACATAATTCAAGGTTAAGTCGCCAACATTCCACGTGGTAACTACAACAGGTGAATAAGAGGCATTAATGGAAGTCTGGCTTCCATTAATGCTATTTGCTTTAAACTTGGTGTATTCTAAATTCGCTTTTAAATTATCAATTGCTGAAGCAAATTCAATTTCTCCGTGTCTTACATTCACTTTTAATTTGGCCTTTTTAGGCAACTTAATTTTAATGGTCTTTTTAACACCTGACATATTTTTATCTGTAACCATTTTTTCAATAACCACACGTCTTTCGTCTGCCAATCGCTCACGCTCCTCCATATATTTTTCACGTTCTTCCATGTGTTTTTCACGTTGCTTTAAACGCTCTTCCAAAGCACGCTCACGCTCCTCCATTTGTTTAGCATGACGTTTTTCTATTTCAGCCGACATTCGTTCTGCATCAGCTTCATGTTTACTGGCATCACGTTCCATTTGCTCTTCAAAACGTTTACCCCATTCTTCCATTTGTTTGGCATATTTCTCTCCCCATTCTTTTTCAAACTTCCTTCCCCAGGCTTCCATTTTCTTTTCATAATCTTTTCCGAAGCTTTTTTCAAACTGTTTGGTATACTCTTCCAAATACTTCTCACCGTCTTTCTTATAAGCTTCGTAATCGAAATGTACTTTCCCAACACCTGCAGGCAACACTGGTAATTCAGGCATCTCAGGTAATTCCGGAAGTTCTGGAATCTGAGGAATAACAACGAATTTTGGAATTTCAGGCATATCTGCCAGTTCAAATTTTAATTCTTTAATAACCGTATGAATAGCCTCATCGTCATCACCTGTACTATATTTGTAAGCCCATACCTGAGGTGCATTTCCTTTGGTAGAAATTGTTACTTCACTCTTAGTAGCATCGACATCTATATTCCAGGCTTTTAAGGCTTTTTCTAAATCTTCCTTGCTTAATTTTTCACCTTCTACATAAGCTTCTATTTCTACAACATCTTTATTCCAGGTATCAATAACAATGTTACTGTAGCTGGTATTCAAACTAACCGTAACGTCTTTATCTACATTAATTGATTGTGACAATCTGGAAAGCTTTTCTTGGGCAATAACATGACCTGCAATGAAAAAACTTAACAGAAAAAGGGCTTTGTTTATAATTGATTTGTTCATTTTTTGATTTTTAGATGGATTGATTTTTGTTTTCAAATTCATTTGAAAGGTTTAATTCCTGTAACTGTGCTCTTAAGCGATATAACAGATTTAAACGAAATTTTAAATTATCAATTAGCGCATTAACGGTTAACTCACTTGGCCCTGAATTGGTTAATTCTTCAGATAAACGTTGATATTCCTTATCCAGTTCCTCCAATTGTTTTACGTAACCATCGAAAAGTTCTTTGGTTTCTGGTGTATACTTAATTTTTGCTAACTCTAAATTGATACTCGCTAAATAATAATCCTCAACTTTTTTAAGGCCTGGAGAAACATCTCCCAAAGTTTTAACTTCACTGGTTTTTGTACTCACCATAGTTTCCGGAGTATTTTCAACTTGTATTTCATTAGCATTATAAAACTGAAAAGCCATAAAACTAAACCCTAGCAAGACAATCACACTGGCAGCGATACTGAACCAATTGTATTTTGGTTTTGAAACAGGTAGCGCGTCATCTAGCTTTTCTAAAAAGCGAGCCTCGTGGTTTTCAGGCATAGATTCTTTTACAATCTCTTCTTCTCTAAATAAATCTCTAATATCTCGTGCCATCTTGTTTTAGTGTTAACAGTTCTTGTAATTTTGCTTTTCCTCTGGATAATTGTGTGCGCGATGCAACTTCAGAAATATTTAAAATCTCTGAAATTTCCTGATGATCGTAACCTTCAATTAAATAAAGCATCACGACGTATTGGTATTTATCCGGTAAATTGCTAATTGCTTGTTTTACATTGCATAATGTAATTGTGTCGTCTACCAACCATTTGTCATCATTTACGGTATCCACCACTTTTAAATGCACTTCTTCTAATTCAACTAATTGTTGCTTTTTGGCTTTTAAAAAATCGATACTTTTATTAACGACAATACGTTTTAACCATGCGCCAAAAGTCACTTCTGCCTTATACTGATGAAGTTTTGAGAATGCCTTTATAAAAGCTTCCTGCACCACATCTTCAGCATCACTGGCATCTTTTAAAAATCGTTTGGCAACAATATACATACCATCGCAGTACTGGTTGTACAACTGCAGTTGTGCTTTACGATTGTTTTGTTTGCATTGTTCAATGATATCGGCTTGAAACATGCTGGTTTTGACTTTTGGTTTAAGTTAGTTCATTTATAAAGACGACACAAAAGTTAAAGTGTTGCAAAAACGAAAAATATTTTTCTTAAAATAAAACTAAAAGAAAGAAATGTGCGTTTGAATTTTTATTAATTATTACTTTTTAAAGTATATTTGATTTTCAAATACTATATATTTCATGAACACCTTTTTAAAGCGCGTCCTAATTCTCTTTTCTGTTATAGCCCTGGGTTTACTTCTGTATACCGTATTTGTTGAAAATATTTTCGCTAAAAGACTGAGTCCTAAAGATACTGTAGAATTTAAACTTAACGATTTAAAATTAGAAGTGTTTTACAACAGACCCTATAAAAAAGGGCGTGAAATTTTTGGTGCCTTAGTGCCTTACAATCAGGTTTGGCGTACAGGTGCGAACGAAGCAACCACCTTTGAAACCAACACAGCACTACATGTTGATGGTTTTTCATTACCCGCGGGTAAATACACTTTATGGACTGTACCAAAGGACACGATTTGGACTGTTATCTTCAACTCAAAACAATATTCCTGGGGTGTCAATTCTGAAATGAAACCCATGTGGGATCCTAATTACGATGTAGTGAATATCGATGTACCTGTAAAAAATATTGATTCAGTAGTAGAACAATTCACAATTGCCTTCGATAATTCTACTGATAATCTTTTTTTAACTATGGCCTGGGATGATGTAAAAATTCAGGTGCCTTTAAAAGAATAATCTACCTGAAATTAGTTACCTTTTTGTAACTTATACCTTAATTATTTCAATTTTGGTAAAACATAAAACATCTGCGTTACAGGAAAGTCAAGGGATTTCAAATTCTGAAATTACCAATGCTTCTTCTGTTGCCAAAATTAAAAGTAACCGAAAAGTCATTCCCGATATTGAGCATTTAGTTACCGGTATTTTAAATAAAGATACTGCAGCTTTAAGCCGTGGTATCACCCTTATTGAGAGCACCAATCCTGAACATTCTCAAAAAGCTAATAAACTTTTAAAAGCCTGTTTGCCTCACGCTAATAATTCAATTAGAATAG includes the following:
- a CDS encoding ion transporter gives rise to the protein MDKPQDKNWRTKLHEIIYEADTPAGKLFDVVLLIVILASILLVMLESVKSIDSKYHTILNVSEWIITVLFSIEYIARIVTVRKPFKYIFSFYGIIDLLSTIPKYISLFFGGIHALAALRALRLLRIFRILKLARYLGASLRLLSALRASRAKISVFLFTVVIIAIILGTIMYLVEGEENGFSNIPKSVYWCIVTLTTVGFGDIAPQTPLGQFIASLVMILGYGIIAVPTGIVSAEYTSQIKKDENEEEKVKQPVHLNTQVCPNCSTEKHRDDADFCYHCGHKLNDE
- the miaA gene encoding tRNA (adenosine(37)-N6)-dimethylallyltransferase MiaA codes for the protein MSKFLISIIGPTAIGKTALSIKLANYFNTEIISADSRQFFKEMQIGTAAPTTEELAAAKHHFIHHKSIRDNYSVGSFEKDALTCLETLFKNHNVVIMVGGSGLYVDAVTKGLDDFPDVDASIRNSLNADLETKGLTYLQEQLKSLDPVAYNTIAIDNPHRVIRALEICIGTGQPYSSFLNKKENERPFKTITIGLSADREIIYDRINRRVDIMMKEGLINEVKNLLPYKDLNALNTVGYKEIFNYLEGKWDLEFAVSEIKKNSRRFAKRQLTWFKKTEKTLWFDYETAVEKIIASCEEQIKA
- a CDS encoding RNA polymerase sigma factor, with product MFQADIIEQCKQNNRKAQLQLYNQYCDGMYIVAKRFLKDASDAEDVVQEAFIKAFSKLHQYKAEVTFGAWLKRIVVNKSIDFLKAKKQQLVELEEVHLKVVDTVNDDKWLVDDTITLCNVKQAISNLPDKYQYVVMLYLIEGYDHQEISEILNISEVASRTQLSRGKAKLQELLTLKQDGTRY
- a CDS encoding DUF2911 domain-containing protein yields the protein MNTFLKRVLILFSVIALGLLLYTVFVENIFAKRLSPKDTVEFKLNDLKLEVFYNRPYKKGREIFGALVPYNQVWRTGANEATTFETNTALHVDGFSLPAGKYTLWTVPKDTIWTVIFNSKQYSWGVNSEMKPMWDPNYDVVNIDVPVKNIDSVVEQFTIAFDNSTDNLFLTMAWDDVKIQVPLKE